The Shinella zoogloeoides genome includes a region encoding these proteins:
- a CDS encoding metal ABC transporter solute-binding protein, Zn/Mn family, producing the protein MTFLLSRRTLLAGAMALSLSTAQAATPAAARKLRVGVTLHPYYSYVANIVGDKAEVVPLIPVGFNPHAYEPRAEDIRQIGTLDVVVLNGIGHDDFAERMIAASEKPSIPIIEANRDVPLLAAVGGVSSRMGNSRTISGQVVNSHTFLSIAGAIQQVQTIARELGKLDPDNAADYTNNARVYAKRLRKIRAAALSELTAMPGASFRVATIHGAYDYLLREFGLEVTAVVEPAHGIEPSPAQLAKTIDAIKALDVKVIFSELNFPSTYVETIERETGIRLYSLSHIIYGDYRSEKFEVEMAENFSTVVKAIREQGGAEAGP; encoded by the coding sequence ATGACGTTTCTCCTCTCGCGGCGCACGCTCTTGGCGGGTGCGATGGCCCTCTCCCTTTCCACTGCGCAGGCCGCAACTCCCGCAGCCGCGAGGAAGCTCAGGGTCGGCGTGACGCTGCACCCCTACTATTCCTATGTCGCCAATATCGTCGGCGACAAGGCCGAGGTGGTGCCGCTCATCCCGGTCGGGTTCAATCCGCACGCCTACGAGCCGCGTGCCGAGGATATCCGCCAGATCGGTACGCTCGACGTGGTGGTGCTGAACGGTATCGGCCATGACGACTTCGCCGAACGCATGATCGCGGCTTCGGAGAAACCGTCCATCCCGATCATCGAAGCCAATCGCGACGTGCCGCTGCTGGCAGCCGTCGGTGGCGTTTCGAGCCGCATGGGCAACAGCCGCACGATTTCCGGCCAGGTGGTCAATTCGCACACCTTCCTGTCGATTGCCGGTGCCATCCAGCAGGTCCAGACGATTGCCCGCGAGCTTGGCAAGCTCGATCCGGATAATGCCGCCGACTATACGAACAATGCCCGCGTCTATGCGAAGCGCCTGCGGAAAATCCGGGCTGCAGCACTCTCCGAACTCACCGCGATGCCCGGCGCCAGCTTCCGTGTCGCGACGATCCATGGTGCCTACGACTACCTGTTGCGCGAGTTCGGCCTCGAGGTGACGGCGGTGGTCGAGCCGGCGCATGGCATCGAACCCAGCCCGGCGCAGCTTGCAAAGACCATCGACGCGATCAAAGCGCTCGACGTGAAGGTCATCTTCTCCGAGCTGAATTTTCCCTCGACCTATGTCGAGACCATCGAGCGCGAGACGGGCATCAGGCTCTATTCGCTTTCCCACATCATCTACGGCGATTACCGGTCGGAAAAGTTTGAGGTCGAGATGGCCGAAAACTTTTCGACGGTGGTGAAGGCGATCCGCGAACAGGGCGGCGCGGAGGCGGGCCCGTGA
- a CDS encoding metal ABC transporter ATP-binding protein has translation MPSGTVVRSGPAIVFDRVSLVLGRTEVLSDVSLRGEPGTVHAIVGPNGGGKSSLIRCLLGQAPHTGAIAIDWPREPGRISYVPQALEFDRGLPMTVMDFLAALVANRPAFLSPKASVKAMILAALAEVGMEGKAGRRMGALSGGERQRVMMAQGLMPAPDLLVLDEPMAALDEAGARIFERLINVLKARGTTILWVEHDLAAVRRLAGRVTGLSRTVLFDGPPEAELTPERALALFSHRAGGAA, from the coding sequence GTGCCTTCCGGAACGGTTGTTCGATCAGGTCCTGCCATCGTGTTCGACCGGGTCTCGCTGGTGCTTGGGCGCACCGAGGTTCTCTCCGACGTCTCACTTCGGGGCGAACCGGGTACGGTGCATGCAATTGTCGGCCCCAATGGAGGGGGCAAGTCCTCGCTGATCCGCTGCCTGCTCGGCCAGGCGCCGCATACGGGCGCGATCGCCATCGACTGGCCGCGCGAGCCGGGCCGGATCAGCTATGTTCCGCAGGCGCTGGAGTTCGACCGCGGTCTGCCGATGACGGTCATGGATTTTCTGGCTGCCCTCGTGGCGAACCGGCCGGCGTTCCTGTCGCCGAAAGCATCGGTTAAGGCGATGATTCTTGCAGCGCTGGCTGAGGTTGGCATGGAGGGCAAGGCCGGGCGGCGCATGGGGGCCCTTTCCGGCGGAGAGCGCCAGCGTGTGATGATGGCACAGGGCCTGATGCCGGCGCCTGATCTCCTCGTGCTTGACGAACCGATGGCAGCGCTCGATGAGGCGGGCGCGCGGATTTTCGAAAGACTGATCAACGTCCTGAAGGCGCGCGGTACCACGATCCTCTGGGTCGAACATGACCTTGCCGCCGTCCGGCGGCTCGCCGGCCGCGTGACCGGCCTCAGCCGCACCGTGCTTTTCGATGGTCCGCCGGAGGCGGAGCTGACCCCGGAACGGGCGCTGGCGCTGTTCTCGCACCGGGCGGGAGGTGCGGCATGA
- a CDS encoding metal ABC transporter permease encodes MSVWFEAFRQAVMALAANGYVPPSLAYGFAVNALLAGLIAGPVLGGLGTLVVVKRHAFFSEAVGHAALTGVAIGILFGEPYAGPYGSLFGYCLIFGIALNYLRNRTGLSADTLIGVFLSMSLALGASILLVLAGRINIHILENVLFGSILTVSGTDIAILAGVGLLVLTLTVLFFNRFMVASFNPTLAAVRGLPVKALDYLFVMLVTVVTVASVKIIGAILVGALLVIPAAAARTVSTSLKSFFALSVLFALVATVAGIMIPMELDLPIPSGAAIILSAGFLFLGCTAARALLPALKGDAA; translated from the coding sequence ATGAGCGTTTGGTTCGAGGCTTTCCGCCAGGCTGTGATGGCGCTCGCGGCGAACGGGTACGTGCCGCCCTCGCTCGCCTATGGTTTTGCGGTCAATGCGTTGCTGGCCGGCCTCATCGCCGGGCCGGTGCTGGGCGGGCTTGGCACGCTGGTGGTGGTCAAGCGGCACGCCTTCTTCTCCGAGGCCGTCGGCCATGCGGCGCTGACGGGCGTGGCCATCGGTATTCTATTCGGCGAGCCCTATGCCGGACCCTATGGTTCACTGTTCGGCTATTGCCTGATCTTCGGCATCGCGCTCAACTATCTGCGTAACCGCACCGGCCTCTCGGCCGATACGCTGATCGGCGTGTTTCTCTCGATGTCGCTGGCGCTCGGCGCCAGCATCCTTCTCGTGCTGGCGGGCCGGATCAACATCCACATCCTGGAAAACGTGCTGTTCGGCTCGATCCTGACCGTGTCCGGCACGGATATCGCCATTCTCGCCGGTGTCGGCCTGCTTGTGCTGACATTGACGGTTCTGTTCTTCAACCGCTTCATGGTGGCGAGTTTCAATCCGACGCTGGCGGCGGTGCGCGGGCTGCCGGTGAAGGCGCTCGACTATCTCTTCGTCATGCTGGTGACGGTGGTGACGGTGGCGAGCGTTAAGATTATCGGTGCCATTCTGGTCGGCGCGCTGCTCGTCATTCCCGCAGCCGCGGCGCGGACTGTTTCAACTTCGCTCAAGAGCTTCTTCGCGCTCTCCGTCCTCTTCGCGCTCGTCGCGACGGTTGCCGGTATCATGATCCCCATGGAACTCGACCTGCCGATCCCCTCGGGAGCCGCGATCATCCTGTCGGCCGGCTTCCTGTTTCTCGGCTGCACGGCCGCCCGCGCGCTGCTTCCCGCTCTCAAAGGAGATGCCGCATGA
- a CDS encoding metal ABC transporter solute-binding protein, Zn/Mn family — translation MSGLLSRRTMLSTMIAMPALSRPVAASQETRAAKVLTAHPAAFALTSLLVRESGITVEAIQPIKLPATRLASYLSGRGKAALEKAAGDADAVITFRSFWPEDPFYPHARRSNIRIVEIDAGRPLDGALNGIAIAGPSDDDAIYAALDLAPMPATGEGSAPWLAPSSLGRMADVLAADLSRLDPSSAVAIATNLAALKQKLLALKAQSDVALAEADDLTAIALSPHFAYLSTDLGIDLRASITAAPNEWTPERAAKLADWLKTNDVSVVFLDSETGPALLDTLKGYRLVRLSIVEGEEPDIAATVERNIASLRAAFLPR, via the coding sequence ATGAGCGGATTGCTTTCTCGGCGGACCATGCTGTCCACCATGATTGCCATGCCCGCCCTGAGCCGGCCGGTCGCGGCGTCGCAGGAGACGCGCGCGGCGAAAGTGTTGACGGCGCATCCTGCCGCCTTCGCGCTGACATCGTTGCTCGTTCGGGAGAGCGGCATCACCGTGGAGGCGATCCAGCCGATAAAGCTGCCGGCGACGCGGCTCGCCTCCTATCTTTCCGGGCGGGGCAAGGCGGCTCTGGAAAAGGCGGCCGGGGATGCAGATGCGGTCATCACCTTCCGCTCCTTCTGGCCGGAGGATCCGTTCTATCCCCATGCGCGCCGCAGCAATATCCGCATCGTCGAGATCGATGCCGGCCGCCCGCTCGATGGCGCACTCAACGGCATCGCCATCGCTGGACCCTCGGATGACGATGCTATCTATGCCGCGCTAGACCTCGCGCCGATGCCGGCGACGGGTGAAGGCTCAGCCCCTTGGCTGGCGCCGAGCAGTCTCGGCCGCATGGCCGACGTGCTCGCAGCCGATCTATCCCGCCTGGACCCTTCTTCCGCGGTGGCCATCGCCACCAATCTTGCCGCGCTGAAACAGAAGCTTCTCGCCCTCAAGGCCCAGAGCGACGTGGCCCTTGCCGAGGCCGACGACCTTACCGCCATCGCGCTCTCGCCACATTTCGCCTATCTCTCCACCGATCTGGGTATCGACCTGCGGGCGTCGATCACCGCAGCCCCGAACGAATGGACACCCGAACGCGCGGCCAAACTGGCGGACTGGCTGAAGACCAATGACGTATCGGTCGTCTTTCTGGATAGCGAAACTGGGCCGGCGCTTCTGGATACCCTGAAAGGGTACAGGCTTGTCAGGCTTTCTATCGTTGAAGGAGAAGAGCCCGACATCGCTGCGACGGTGGAGCGCAACATCGCCTCGCTTCGGGCTGCATTCCTGCCGCGATAA
- a CDS encoding LysR family transcriptional regulator yields the protein MNHRHIETFYWAARLGSFAQAAHRLNATQSAVSMRIQELEMRIGVPLFDRSQRTARLTNQGVLLMPFAEEILLAAERFRQAAAAKEEVVGYIRLGVAEIVALTWLPELISVVRRTYPRLQLEIEVALSHVIEEKLDAGVLDMAFAACEMPQSRFASTILESIDFCWMCSPSVPEIPDTITPRSLSELPVVATSREWQFRGSTLNWITTNDVHFRNLTICNTFRTAADLVIAGLGLAYLPERLYQFELEHGRLRRLRSDPKSAPLQIYSIRPINNGLPAHQLLEGTAEAVVAANGKGDARSGAETDPPVAHDGHHQSPPNQTI from the coding sequence ATGAACCACCGGCATATCGAGACGTTCTATTGGGCCGCACGGCTGGGCAGCTTCGCTCAAGCCGCCCATCGCCTGAACGCAACTCAATCCGCCGTCTCCATGCGCATCCAGGAACTGGAGATGCGCATCGGCGTGCCGCTGTTCGATCGCTCGCAACGGACGGCGCGCCTGACCAACCAGGGCGTGCTGCTGATGCCCTTTGCCGAGGAGATCCTGCTGGCCGCCGAACGCTTCCGGCAGGCGGCGGCAGCCAAGGAGGAAGTGGTCGGCTATATCCGGCTTGGCGTGGCCGAGATCGTCGCCCTGACCTGGCTGCCCGAACTGATCAGCGTGGTGCGCCGCACCTATCCGCGGCTGCAACTCGAGATCGAGGTCGCGCTTTCGCATGTCATCGAGGAAAAGCTCGATGCGGGAGTTCTCGACATGGCCTTCGCAGCCTGCGAAATGCCCCAATCCAGATTTGCATCCACGATCCTCGAGTCGATCGATTTCTGCTGGATGTGCAGTCCGTCCGTTCCCGAGATACCGGACACAATCACACCGCGGAGCCTCAGCGAACTGCCAGTCGTCGCCACCTCGCGGGAATGGCAGTTCCGGGGCTCGACCCTGAACTGGATAACGACGAACGACGTGCATTTCCGTAACCTGACAATTTGCAATACATTCCGCACGGCAGCCGACCTGGTGATCGCCGGTCTGGGGCTCGCTTATCTGCCCGAGCGGCTCTATCAGTTTGAACTCGAGCACGGGCGGCTGAGGCGGCTGCGCTCCGATCCGAAGTCGGCTCCCTTGCAGATCTATTCGATAAGGCCGATCAACAATGGGCTGCCGGCCCATCAGTTGTTGGAGGGAACCGCTGAGGCTGTTGTGGCGGCCAACGGAAAAGGCGATGCTCGCTCCGGCGCCGAGACCGACCCTCCCGTTGCGCATGACGGTCACCATCAATCTCCACCCAATCAGACCATATGA
- a CDS encoding hydantoinase/carbamoylase family amidase, whose product MSTKYIEIDPAFVEKTILEISAFGAVGETGISRTVYSSEWVGATDYYADACAAAGLEVHRDAVGNVWGRLRGSTNEKSVASGSHIDSQTPGGRYDGTLGALAALIALKALKEQFGTPRRTIEAVAFCEEESSRFPNANYWGSRAVTGRISPEDPERVIAFSGETIAQAMRDVGLDPARIPEARRDDIGSFVELHIEQGPILEQAGLPVAIVDAITGIRHYRGEIRGVQNHAGAFPMDIRHDPLAGFAEIASGMINTAHRIGRPAVTTIGRVVVEPNFPGIIPAKVGFTIDARHPDPQVRDRLYAMHEGLMHEVAARRGLEIDWEVMLDHKPSPSDPAIVSTLQRVAAEQGVPFMTMASGAGHDSQQMAAIADVAMIFVRSKDGRSHTPDEFSSIEDIVAGVRVLAAGLHALAY is encoded by the coding sequence GTGTCTACCAAGTACATCGAGATCGACCCAGCATTCGTCGAGAAAACAATCCTGGAAATTTCCGCGTTCGGGGCAGTAGGGGAGACGGGAATTTCCCGCACGGTCTATTCGTCGGAATGGGTCGGGGCGACGGATTACTATGCCGATGCCTGCGCTGCGGCGGGGCTGGAGGTTCACCGGGACGCAGTGGGCAACGTCTGGGGCAGGCTGAGAGGATCGACGAACGAGAAATCGGTCGCCTCCGGCTCCCATATCGATTCCCAAACGCCCGGTGGCCGCTATGACGGAACATTGGGTGCGCTGGCCGCGCTCATCGCCCTCAAGGCATTGAAGGAACAGTTCGGCACGCCGAGGCGGACGATCGAGGCCGTTGCGTTCTGCGAGGAGGAATCCAGCCGGTTCCCGAATGCGAACTATTGGGGCTCACGCGCCGTTACCGGGCGCATCTCGCCTGAGGATCCCGAGCGCGTCATCGCCTTTTCCGGCGAGACCATCGCGCAGGCGATGCGCGATGTCGGGCTCGATCCGGCGCGCATCCCCGAAGCGCGCCGCGACGACATTGGCAGTTTCGTCGAACTGCATATCGAGCAGGGCCCCATCCTCGAACAGGCCGGCCTTCCCGTCGCCATCGTCGATGCCATCACCGGTATCCGCCATTACCGCGGCGAGATCAGGGGCGTGCAGAACCACGCCGGCGCCTTCCCGATGGACATTCGCCACGACCCGCTTGCCGGGTTCGCCGAAATCGCCTCGGGGATGATCAACACGGCCCACCGCATCGGCCGGCCGGCCGTCACGACGATCGGCCGCGTCGTAGTCGAGCCGAATTTTCCGGGCATCATCCCCGCCAAGGTCGGCTTTACCATCGATGCGCGCCATCCCGATCCGCAGGTGCGAGACAGGCTCTACGCGATGCATGAGGGGCTGATGCACGAGGTCGCCGCGCGGCGCGGCCTGGAGATCGACTGGGAGGTCATGCTCGATCACAAGCCCTCTCCGTCCGATCCCGCCATTGTGTCGACCCTCCAGCGTGTCGCCGCCGAGCAGGGTGTGCCATTCATGACGATGGCCAGCGGTGCCGGCCACGATTCGCAGCAGATGGCGGCCATTGCGGACGTCGCGATGATCTTCGTCCGGTCGAAGGACGGCCGGAGCCATACGCCGGATGAATTCTCGTCGATCGAGGATATCGTGGCCGGGGTTCGCGTGTTGGCCGCGGGGCTGCATGCCTTGGCATATTAA
- the puuE gene encoding allantoinase PuuE has translation MAYPRDLKGYGRNPPDPSWPGGKKLAVQFVINYEEGGENSVLHGDRQSEAFLTEEPTPAFANIRNINVESQYEYGSRVGWWRLYRMFTERNFPVTIFGIAAALQKNPEAVAAMKEANFEIASHGLRWIQYAEMPEEQERAQIAEAIRIHTEVTGSRPTGWYTGRMSINTRRLLIEAGGFTYDADSFADDLPYWVEVEGQDHLVVPYTLDNNDGRYVNTFGYQSPSFSAYLIQAFDFLRKEAQVSPRMMSIGLHTRIVGRPGRAADLERFLDHVAAADDVWVTRRIDIADHWRKTHPPRS, from the coding sequence ATGGCCTATCCGCGTGACCTTAAAGGTTATGGACGCAATCCGCCCGATCCCTCGTGGCCGGGCGGCAAGAAGCTCGCCGTGCAGTTTGTCATCAACTATGAGGAGGGTGGCGAGAACTCGGTTCTGCACGGGGATCGGCAGAGCGAGGCGTTCCTCACGGAGGAGCCGACGCCCGCCTTCGCGAACATCCGCAACATCAATGTCGAGTCGCAATACGAATATGGCAGCCGCGTCGGCTGGTGGCGGCTCTACCGGATGTTCACCGAGCGGAATTTTCCGGTGACCATCTTCGGCATCGCGGCGGCATTGCAGAAGAATCCTGAAGCCGTGGCCGCAATGAAGGAGGCGAATTTCGAGATCGCCTCGCACGGGCTGCGCTGGATTCAATATGCCGAAATGCCCGAGGAGCAGGAGAGGGCGCAGATCGCCGAGGCGATCCGCATCCATACCGAGGTGACGGGATCGCGGCCGACCGGCTGGTATACCGGGCGGATGAGCATCAACACGCGCCGCCTGCTCATCGAGGCCGGCGGCTTCACCTACGATGCCGACTCCTTCGCCGACGACCTGCCCTACTGGGTCGAGGTGGAGGGGCAGGATCATCTCGTCGTGCCCTATACGCTGGACAACAACGACGGACGCTACGTGAACACCTTCGGCTACCAGTCGCCGAGCTTCTCCGCCTACCTGATCCAGGCGTTCGACTTTCTGCGGAAGGAAGCGCAGGTTTCTCCGCGAATGATGAGCATCGGCCTGCATACCCGGATCGTCGGCCGGCCCGGCCGGGCGGCGGATCTGGAGCGGTTCCTCGATCACGTCGCGGCCGCGGACGACGTCTGGGTCACCCGCAGGATCGACATCGCCGACCATTGGCGCAAGACGCATCCGCCCCGGTCATGA
- a CDS encoding NAD(P)-dependent oxidoreductase, with protein MSGVVLVTGAAGLVGRAVASTLRRGGTAVLGLDLAGDPQGDVIACDLCDARQLAAITHSREFAAIVHCGAVSGPALHRDDPGHVARTNIESTVNLLELAVARGVPRFVFASSAAVYGRTPEDVVVEEERPLHPASVYAATKVAGEALVEAFSRQYGLSGVSLRIAAVYGPGRRTPCVIRDMILAGQEERSVTLPHGRDRRYHYIHVEDVAEAIVAAARAGSIRKPAYTIASDRGITMGALAELVRMIVPGPSVSVGVGDDPLSDPQGPYDLDAAALDLGWRARITLPEGIRSYAAALLQET; from the coding sequence ATGAGCGGCGTCGTTCTCGTCACCGGTGCGGCCGGTCTCGTCGGGAGAGCCGTGGCCTCCACGCTTCGACGGGGCGGGACCGCGGTGCTTGGCCTCGACCTTGCCGGCGATCCGCAAGGCGACGTGATTGCCTGCGATCTGTGCGACGCGCGGCAGCTCGCGGCGATCACGCATTCCCGTGAATTCGCGGCCATCGTCCATTGTGGCGCGGTCTCGGGGCCCGCCCTGCACCGGGACGATCCCGGCCATGTGGCGCGGACGAACATCGAAAGCACCGTGAACCTGCTGGAACTCGCCGTCGCGCGCGGCGTACCCCGTTTCGTCTTCGCCTCCTCGGCTGCCGTCTATGGTCGGACGCCGGAGGATGTGGTGGTGGAAGAGGAGCGGCCGTTGCATCCGGCCTCGGTCTATGCCGCCACCAAGGTTGCCGGCGAGGCGCTGGTCGAGGCCTTTTCACGCCAATACGGCCTTTCGGGCGTGAGCCTTCGCATCGCGGCTGTCTACGGGCCGGGCCGCAGGACGCCCTGCGTCATCCGGGACATGATCCTCGCAGGGCAGGAGGAAAGATCGGTCACGCTGCCTCATGGGCGCGACCGGCGCTACCACTACATCCATGTCGAGGATGTCGCCGAGGCCATCGTGGCGGCCGCTCGCGCCGGTTCCATCCGGAAGCCCGCCTACACGATCGCGTCGGATCGGGGCATCACGATGGGTGCATTGGCAGAGCTTGTCCGGATGATCGTACCGGGACCATCCGTCTCGGTCGGCGTAGGGGACGACCCGCTCTCCGATCCGCAAGGTCCGTACGATCTGGATGCGGCGGCCCTGGATCTCGGTTGGCGCGCGCGTATCACCCTGCCGGAGGGTATCCGGTCATACGCGGCCGCACTACTTCAGGAAACTTGA
- a CDS encoding sugar ABC transporter substrate-binding protein: MTTKLLTNLAGLALFSSMAAIPVTAGAADLDAIGATIAEHQKLPAFVPAGEPFDAKTCMADKKLMVVSFSSAVEFTGGVATRMTEIAKEIGFQYDHYQTQGQPSQWIQGINQAVTQGYDLVDVLMSDPRVLLPQAMQVDQAGLKVVAAHASGFDTPAPEPFQNVHIDYTQAGRLMAQWAILKTQGKANVLAIVAEDSFSANSLQNGIKEVMDECEDCKVQYINVPVTDWATRMQSTVQSALLRDPSVNYILPIYDGMAQFVVPAVELTQSANRVKIATFNGSPYVLQLVQQGKVEMDIGESIDWVAHAIVDAEMRMLCGLPPVEDPKVPLYIFDASNADTAGKPPQISTGYGDAYLAGYRKLWGLQ; encoded by the coding sequence ATGACGACGAAACTTCTCACGAACCTTGCGGGGCTCGCACTTTTCTCCTCCATGGCCGCTATTCCGGTTACGGCCGGCGCGGCGGATCTCGATGCCATCGGGGCCACCATCGCCGAGCACCAGAAGCTGCCGGCCTTCGTGCCCGCGGGCGAGCCCTTCGATGCCAAGACCTGCATGGCGGACAAGAAGCTGATGGTGGTGTCGTTCTCCAGCGCCGTCGAGTTCACCGGTGGCGTGGCCACCCGCATGACCGAGATCGCCAAGGAAATCGGCTTCCAGTACGACCACTACCAGACACAGGGCCAGCCATCGCAATGGATACAGGGTATCAATCAGGCCGTCACGCAGGGCTACGATCTCGTGGACGTGCTGATGTCGGATCCGCGCGTCCTGCTTCCGCAGGCCATGCAGGTCGATCAGGCCGGGCTGAAGGTCGTCGCGGCGCATGCCTCCGGCTTCGATACACCGGCCCCGGAGCCGTTCCAGAACGTGCATATCGACTATACCCAGGCCGGCCGCCTCATGGCGCAGTGGGCGATCCTGAAGACGCAGGGCAAGGCGAACGTCCTTGCCATCGTCGCCGAGGATTCCTTCTCGGCCAACTCCCTGCAGAACGGCATCAAGGAGGTGATGGACGAGTGCGAGGACTGCAAGGTCCAGTACATCAACGTGCCGGTGACGGATTGGGCGACCCGGATGCAGTCCACGGTTCAGTCGGCGCTGCTGCGCGATCCTTCGGTCAACTATATCCTGCCGATCTATGACGGCATGGCGCAGTTCGTCGTTCCGGCCGTGGAACTGACGCAGTCGGCGAACCGCGTGAAGATCGCGACTTTCAACGGAAGCCCCTATGTGCTGCAACTCGTCCAGCAGGGCAAAGTCGAGATGGATATCGGCGAAAGCATCGACTGGGTCGCCCATGCCATCGTCGATGCCGAGATGCGCATGCTGTGCGGCCTGCCGCCGGTCGAGGATCCCAAGGTACCGCTCTACATCTTCGATGCCTCGAACGCGGACACCGCCGGAAAGCCGCCGCAGATCTCCACCGGTTATGGCGATGCGTATCTCGCCGGCTACCGCAAGCTCTGGGGCCTGCAATAA
- a CDS encoding sugar ABC transporter ATP-binding protein: MAKAGSRSANLIVEGLTKSFGGSKVVDNVSLTVGHGEIHGLLGHNGSGKSTLIKMLSGVYAPDGGAVMLAGVDLPLPLPPGEFNRYGIAVVHQALGLVTSLSVSENLLARRLVRQANPFIRWGAAHREAAAILAEAGLDIDPRLPVSDLVPVERALVAIIRAFREIMETTGGKGGLLILDEPTPFLSRVDVERLFALVRTLAGQGTSIIFVSHDVDEVKELTDRATVLRNGRIAATLTTPEASKADFIAAIVGRHLASERPVSAKPQGKLAISVHGLRAAELASLDLEVKAGEVLGLTGLVGSGYDRVPYYLYGAEKAESGTFTVSGETVSLPGMTPAAAIDRGMVLVPADRQKAAIAEGLTVAENIALPALGRSLPTVFIRAAQVARHAARLVEDFDVRPRDPERLIRELSGGNQQKVVLAKWFQTEPAVILLDEPTQGVDVGARHQVYDFIRDAAARGAAVICASSDHEQLEMICDRVLVFSHGRVVASLTGADVNKTTITESCLDSLAGTLEAAPALLEENPR; encoded by the coding sequence ATGGCCAAGGCGGGGTCCAGGTCCGCCAATCTGATCGTCGAAGGACTGACGAAGTCCTTCGGCGGTTCAAAAGTTGTCGACAATGTCTCGCTTACGGTCGGCCATGGCGAGATCCATGGCCTCCTCGGCCATAACGGCTCGGGAAAGTCGACGCTCATCAAGATGCTCTCCGGCGTCTATGCGCCGGACGGTGGCGCGGTGATGCTGGCGGGGGTGGATCTGCCTCTGCCGCTGCCGCCCGGCGAGTTCAACCGGTACGGCATCGCCGTCGTGCACCAGGCGCTCGGCCTTGTCACGTCGCTTTCGGTCTCGGAGAACCTGCTGGCGCGTCGGCTCGTGCGGCAGGCCAATCCTTTCATCCGCTGGGGCGCGGCCCATCGCGAGGCCGCCGCGATCCTCGCCGAGGCTGGCCTGGACATCGATCCGCGCCTGCCCGTCAGCGATCTCGTTCCGGTCGAGCGTGCATTGGTCGCCATCATCCGTGCCTTCAGGGAGATCATGGAGACGACGGGCGGCAAGGGTGGTCTCCTCATTCTCGACGAGCCGACGCCGTTCCTGTCGCGCGTGGATGTCGAGCGGCTTTTCGCGCTCGTCCGCACGCTTGCGGGGCAGGGGACCAGCATCATCTTCGTCTCGCACGACGTGGACGAGGTCAAGGAACTGACGGACCGCGCGACCGTGCTGCGCAACGGACGCATCGCCGCCACCCTGACGACCCCCGAAGCCAGCAAGGCCGATTTCATCGCTGCGATCGTTGGGCGCCATCTCGCCTCGGAACGGCCGGTGTCCGCGAAGCCGCAGGGGAAGCTGGCGATATCGGTTCATGGCCTTCGGGCGGCCGAACTGGCATCGCTCGACCTGGAGGTGAAGGCTGGCGAGGTGCTCGGGCTCACCGGTCTCGTGGGATCGGGCTATGATCGGGTCCCCTACTATCTCTACGGAGCCGAGAAGGCTGAAAGCGGCACGTTCACGGTCTCGGGCGAGACGGTAAGTCTTCCCGGCATGACGCCGGCGGCGGCGATCGATCGCGGCATGGTGCTCGTTCCCGCGGACCGTCAGAAGGCGGCGATCGCGGAGGGGCTGACGGTTGCCGAAAACATCGCCCTTCCGGCATTAGGCCGTTCGCTGCCGACGGTCTTCATCCGCGCCGCTCAGGTGGCACGCCACGCCGCCCGACTGGTGGAGGATTTCGACGTCCGCCCCCGCGATCCCGAGCGCCTCATCCGTGAACTGTCCGGCGGAAATCAGCAGAAGGTCGTTTTGGCCAAATGGTTTCAGACGGAACCCGCGGTCATCCTCCTTGACGAGCCGACGCAGGGTGTCGACGTCGGCGCCCGCCATCAGGTCTACGACTTCATCCGGGACGCGGCAGCCCGCGGCGCGGCAGTCATCTGCGCCAGTTCCGATCATGAGCAGCTCGAGATGATCTGCGACCGCGTCCTCGTCTTCAGCCATGGCCGGGTCGTGGCGAGCCTGACGGGCGCCGACGTGAACAAGACCACCATCACCGAAAGCTGCCTCGACAGCCTTGCGGGTACGCTCGAGGCGGCACCCGCCCTTCTGGAAGAGAATCCCCGATGA